From the genome of Nitrosopumilus sp., one region includes:
- a CDS encoding double-stranded DNA-binding protein has product MSEEDSELERLKAKRLAEMQKNISIKQDVESAPEPVKEKVPEITSRDSLIKVLGFRGLEVLENAESQFPNETKMVIEKLSELVKTGEINEGTESLDGGKLLAMFRSVGLNVRMDTKINVEQDGKFVSLSDRFSNKSSDDDDGDE; this is encoded by the coding sequence TTGAGCGAAGAAGATTCTGAACTTGAAAGACTAAAGGCAAAGCGGCTTGCAGAGATGCAGAAAAATATATCGATTAAACAAGACGTTGAATCAGCACCAGAACCTGTCAAAGAAAAAGTTCCTGAAATTACTTCTCGGGATTCTTTGATCAAGGTGCTTGGATTTAGGGGATTGGAAGTTTTGGAAAATGCGGAATCCCAGTTTCCTAATGAAACCAAAATGGTCATTGAAAAATTGTCTGAACTGGTAAAGACTGGTGAAATCAATGAAGGCACTGAAAGTCTTGATGGTGGAAAATTATTGGCGATGTTTAGATCAGTTGGATTGAATGTACGAATGGATACAAAAATCAATGTAGAGCAGGATGGAAAATTTGTCTCATTGAGTGACAGATTCAGCAACAAGTCATCTGATGATGATGATGGCGATGAATGA
- a CDS encoding 6-pyruvoyl tetrahydropterin synthase, whose amino-acid sequence MESGPTILDSDFRYIDKKGNLLKTRTEMTVAQMLTFLEQEYEYNHKITLKNGSEVSIDFKTEKGLIEVIDTDEDIEKYKQVKEDFPQDKVMAIGHAKYVAQIKELQDVVFYDKTPQTGSIFLEDASFSFDYAHILPLVEKCSILHGHTSSVMVELVGQMKDNLLLDFGEAKRIIKEVVNVFDHKFFINRKYLKKEDDSHYHIQFDGPKGMFELQVPKNTTYLLEGEATVENLSSEIIKLLVPKMPSNVEAVGVYIYEGYNKGSHIISNILR is encoded by the coding sequence ATGGAATCAGGCCCCACAATTTTAGATTCAGACTTTCGATATATCGACAAGAAGGGAAATCTTCTCAAGACCAGGACTGAGATGACAGTCGCCCAGATGCTTACATTTCTAGAGCAAGAATACGAGTACAATCACAAAATAACATTAAAGAACGGCAGCGAGGTTTCTATTGATTTTAAAACAGAAAAAGGGTTGATCGAGGTGATTGACACAGACGAGGACATTGAGAAATACAAGCAAGTCAAAGAAGACTTTCCTCAGGATAAGGTAATGGCAATCGGACATGCAAAGTACGTTGCACAGATAAAGGAACTGCAAGATGTCGTATTCTATGACAAGACGCCGCAGACAGGTTCCATATTTTTAGAAGATGCGTCATTCTCATTTGACTATGCTCACATACTTCCATTGGTTGAGAAATGCTCCATCCTGCACGGACACACGTCTTCTGTAATGGTAGAGCTTGTCGGACAGATGAAGGACAACCTGCTTTTGGATTTTGGCGAGGCCAAGAGAATCATCAAGGAAGTCGTAAACGTGTTTGATCATAAATTCTTCATCAACAGGAAATACCTGAAAAAGGAAGACGACTCACACTATCACATTCAGTTTGACGGACCCAAGGGAATGTTTGAGCTGCAGGTACCCAAGAATACGACCTACCTGTTGGAAGGAGAAGCTACTGTTGAGAATCTTTCAAGTGAAATTATCAAATTACTAGTTCCAAAGATGCCGTCAAACGTAGAGGCGGTAGGAGTCTACATCTATGAAGGCTACAACAAGGGTTCCCATATCATTTCAAACATTTTAAGATAG
- a CDS encoding RNA-splicing ligase RtcB produces the protein MSFSSPRKIGENQYQIDADSNLGMKVPVRIYADEPLMQKMLSDRTIMQARNVASIPGIVGHSVVLPDGHEGYGFPVGGVAAMDAKEGMISPGGVGYDINCGVRLLRSNLTEQTVRSKLKELVTDLFSSIPSGVGSKGAVKLTHSELDEVLVNGVNWAIDHGYGTSDDSDVCEENGQIQNADPNKVSDKARKRGAPQLGSLGSGNHFLEVQKVAEIHDEEAAKRMGIEEGTITILIHCGSRGFGHQVCSDYLRVAEQAMQKYDINLPDRELACVPNNSEEGESYRKAMFSALNYAWSNRQMLTHWTRNSFQRVFNQSESDLDMKLVYDVAHNIAKVEKHKVDGRDRDLVVHRKGATRAFPANRQEIPSRYRDLGQPVLVPGSMGTSSWILLGQPNSMNLSFGSTAHGAGRTMSRSKARRNYTEDNVKKSLNDKGIFIKALTRDGVVEETPEAYKDVDAVVNVSHNLGIATKVAKLVPIGVIKG, from the coding sequence ATGTCTTTTAGTTCACCTAGAAAAATTGGAGAAAATCAATACCAAATAGATGCCGACTCCAATCTTGGAATGAAAGTTCCTGTGAGAATTTATGCTGATGAGCCGCTGATGCAAAAAATGCTGTCTGACAGAACGATTATGCAGGCCCGAAATGTTGCCTCTATTCCTGGCATAGTTGGCCATAGTGTCGTATTGCCTGATGGACACGAAGGATATGGATTTCCAGTTGGCGGAGTAGCTGCAATGGATGCCAAAGAGGGAATGATTAGTCCTGGTGGTGTCGGGTATGACATAAACTGCGGTGTTAGGTTGCTTCGTTCAAACTTGACAGAACAAACCGTTCGTTCAAAATTAAAAGAACTTGTAACTGACCTTTTCAGTTCCATTCCGTCTGGTGTAGGTTCCAAAGGTGCAGTGAAACTCACCCATTCGGAACTTGATGAAGTTTTGGTAAATGGAGTAAACTGGGCAATTGATCATGGCTATGGAACATCTGATGATTCTGATGTATGCGAAGAAAATGGACAGATTCAAAATGCTGATCCAAACAAAGTTTCTGACAAGGCAAGAAAAAGGGGTGCTCCTCAGCTTGGAAGCCTGGGATCTGGAAATCATTTTCTTGAAGTGCAAAAAGTTGCAGAAATACATGATGAAGAGGCAGCAAAGAGAATGGGGATAGAAGAGGGAACAATTACGATTTTAATTCATTGTGGATCCAGGGGATTTGGACATCAAGTGTGTAGTGATTATCTTAGAGTTGCAGAACAGGCCATGCAAAAGTATGACATCAACTTGCCTGACCGAGAACTTGCTTGCGTGCCAAATAATTCTGAAGAGGGGGAATCCTACAGAAAGGCTATGTTTTCTGCATTAAATTATGCTTGGAGTAACCGGCAAATGCTAACTCATTGGACTAGGAATTCGTTTCAGCGTGTGTTCAACCAATCCGAATCTGATCTTGACATGAAGTTGGTCTATGATGTTGCTCATAACATTGCTAAGGTGGAAAAACATAAGGTTGATGGACGAGATCGTGACCTGGTTGTGCATAGAAAGGGGGCCACAAGGGCATTTCCTGCAAACCGACAAGAAATACCATCAAGATATCGTGATTTGGGACAACCCGTCCTGGTTCCTGGCTCTATGGGAACTTCAAGCTGGATATTGCTTGGACAACCAAATTCAATGAATCTGAGCTTTGGTTCCACTGCACACGGTGCTGGGAGGACCATGTCGCGTTCAAAGGCTAGAAGAAATTACACTGAAGACAATGTGAAAAAATCACTCAATGACAAGGGCATATTCATCAAGGCATTAACGCGAGACGGGGTTGTGGAGGAAACTCCCGAGGCCTACAAGGATGTTGATGCTGTAGTTAACGTGTCTCATAATCTGGGAATTGCCACAAAAGTCGCAAAATTGGTGCCTATCGGTGTGATTAAAGGTTGA
- a CDS encoding transcriptional regulator, which yields MQIVADVLNATQEQGQDGIKTTSLLTKANLSHSRLSKFLENLTGAGLINKIEFDGKNTFVITSKGRQYLDSYVNFSSIAESFGLEL from the coding sequence ATGCAAATTGTTGCAGATGTACTAAACGCCACACAAGAACAGGGCCAGGATGGCATCAAGACAACATCTCTGCTAACAAAGGCAAATCTATCACATTCACGATTATCAAAATTCTTAGAGAATTTGACAGGTGCAGGTCTGATCAACAAAATAGAGTTTGACGGTAAGAACACTTTTGTGATTACATCAAAAGGCAGACAATACTTGGATTCTTACGTAAATTTTTCCAGCATTGCAGAATCATTCGGATTAGAACTTTAA
- a CDS encoding valine--tRNA ligase, with amino-acid sequence MDPKISEKAWNPELEKDILRQWEEQKIHEFTPQEKGNNYTIDTPPPYPSGRPWHIGAAAHYSQIDMIARTARMAGKNVYFPIGIDRNGLPVELYTEKKHKIRMRETERGEFLSLCRDALDDLEAEMILIMKSLGISGDFANYYRTDSEEYRTLTQSTFIDLWKKGQVYLANRPNNYDWISGTTIADAEIIYQDLPTKLVYMKFKIKNADQEIIIASTRPELLCACKTIIVNSEDERYTQHIGKKIIVPITNAEVELRTHHSAKQEFGSGAVMVCSYGDQNDVALFRELELEEIVAIGLDGRMTKIAGEYTGLKPKQARTKIIEDLEAKGFLEKTEDIVHRTPISERSKAPIEIIPMEEYYLKQKDAVEKIKKLGQEVTFHPTMHKQILMNWLESINIDWPISRRRYYGTEIPIWYCKSCSEPHIPEPGKYYRPWMEKCPISNCTKCDSTEFVGEERTFDTWMDSSVSPLFISKFSRDDEFFKKVYPASIRPQAKDIVRTWLYYTLLRCEQITGEKPWSEAWIMGYGLDEKGMKMSKSKGNAIDPLPVIEKSGADTFRFWSASEINHGYDFRCNEQKIESTKKFLSKIWNVSRFLSSFPVIESGKLFASDKWILSELDNLVKECKRGYDDYNFFVPAIAIREFTWNLFAAHYIEMVKGRAYGIDFSNEERDGAIFTLHKVLSTILKLLAPITPFITEHLWKVLYSDESIHKERHVEPESPSELDGFAQLTKEITEFNSKVWNEKKSKELSLKDSIAVPVPESLSAFSKDFAAMHHLE; translated from the coding sequence ATGGATCCCAAAATATCAGAAAAGGCATGGAATCCAGAGCTGGAAAAAGACATTCTAAGACAATGGGAAGAGCAAAAAATCCACGAGTTTACGCCGCAAGAAAAAGGCAACAACTACACCATTGACACCCCGCCGCCATATCCGTCAGGCAGACCATGGCACATAGGGGCTGCCGCACACTATTCACAAATTGACATGATTGCACGAACCGCAAGAATGGCAGGAAAGAACGTCTATTTTCCAATAGGCATTGACAGAAACGGCCTTCCAGTCGAGCTGTACACCGAAAAAAAGCACAAAATCAGGATGAGGGAGACTGAAAGGGGTGAATTTTTGAGCCTGTGCAGGGATGCACTGGACGATTTGGAAGCTGAGATGATCCTCATCATGAAGAGCCTCGGAATCAGCGGAGACTTTGCAAACTACTACAGGACAGACTCTGAAGAGTACAGAACGCTTACCCAATCAACGTTCATTGACTTGTGGAAAAAAGGCCAGGTGTATTTGGCCAACAGGCCCAACAACTATGATTGGATATCAGGTACCACCATTGCAGATGCAGAAATCATCTACCAGGACCTGCCGACAAAGCTAGTATACATGAAATTTAAAATCAAGAATGCAGACCAAGAAATTATCATTGCAAGTACAAGGCCTGAACTGCTTTGCGCATGCAAGACCATCATAGTAAATTCCGAAGATGAAAGGTACACGCAGCACATCGGAAAGAAAATAATCGTTCCAATCACAAACGCAGAAGTCGAGCTAAGAACGCATCATTCAGCCAAACAGGAATTCGGATCAGGTGCCGTAATGGTATGCAGCTACGGTGATCAAAACGACGTTGCATTGTTCAGGGAACTTGAGCTGGAGGAAATTGTTGCAATCGGACTGGACGGAAGAATGACAAAGATTGCAGGAGAATATACAGGACTCAAACCAAAACAGGCAAGAACCAAGATCATTGAGGATTTGGAAGCAAAGGGTTTCCTGGAAAAAACTGAAGACATTGTACACAGGACACCAATTTCAGAACGAAGCAAGGCACCAATCGAGATCATTCCAATGGAAGAGTACTACCTCAAGCAAAAGGATGCAGTAGAGAAAATAAAAAAACTGGGACAGGAAGTCACATTCCATCCGACAATGCACAAGCAGATTCTCATGAACTGGCTTGAATCAATCAACATTGACTGGCCAATATCAAGAAGAAGATACTACGGAACTGAAATCCCCATCTGGTACTGCAAGTCCTGCTCAGAGCCGCACATTCCAGAGCCCGGAAAATACTACAGGCCGTGGATGGAAAAATGTCCAATCAGCAACTGTACAAAATGTGATTCCACAGAATTTGTCGGAGAGGAAAGAACCTTTGACACATGGATGGACTCCAGCGTATCGCCACTTTTCATAAGCAAGTTCAGCCGAGATGACGAATTCTTCAAAAAGGTGTATCCTGCATCAATCAGGCCGCAGGCAAAGGACATCGTCAGGACATGGCTGTACTATACCCTGCTGAGATGTGAGCAGATCACAGGCGAAAAGCCATGGTCTGAGGCATGGATAATGGGGTATGGCCTGGATGAAAAGGGCATGAAGATGAGCAAAAGCAAGGGAAACGCAATTGATCCGTTGCCCGTAATTGAAAAGTCAGGAGCAGACACGTTCAGGTTTTGGAGTGCAAGTGAGATTAACCACGGATATGACTTTAGATGCAACGAGCAGAAAATAGAGTCAACCAAGAAATTTCTCAGCAAGATATGGAACGTGTCAAGGTTCCTGTCAAGCTTTCCTGTGATAGAATCAGGAAAACTGTTTGCATCAGACAAGTGGATACTCTCAGAGCTTGACAACCTGGTAAAGGAATGCAAGCGAGGATATGATGATTACAACTTTTTTGTTCCGGCAATTGCAATCAGGGAATTTACATGGAATCTGTTTGCAGCCCACTACATCGAGATGGTGAAGGGCAGGGCATACGGGATTGACTTTTCTAATGAGGAAAGAGACGGTGCAATATTTACGCTGCACAAGGTGCTCTCAACAATTCTGAAGCTGCTAGCACCAATCACCCCGTTCATCACAGAACATCTTTGGAAGGTCTTGTACTCAGATGAGAGCATACACAAGGAAAGACACGTAGAGCCAGAATCACCATCAGAACTTGATGGGTTTGCACAGCTTACAAAAGAGATCACCGAATTCAACTCCAAGGTCTGGAATGAAAAGAAAAGCAAGGAACTGTCACTGAAAGACTCCATTGCAGTGCCAGTTCCAGAGAGCCTTTCTGCATTTTCAAAAGACTTTGCAGCAATGCATCACTTGGAATAA
- a CDS encoding 30S ribosomal protein S11, with the protein MSEVQTEVVEAPEEKVEEVTTEAATEEVTTEAATEEVTTEAATEEKAQPEAKKQAPDKWGIAHIYSSYNNTIIHMTDLTGAETVAISSGGVHVNADRYESSPFAAMKAANAVVDAARTKLFTGFHIRVRAVGGVGSRVPGPGAQAAIRALARRGFKIGRIDDVTPIPHDTTRKKGGKRGRRV; encoded by the coding sequence TTGTCAGAAGTTCAAACTGAGGTAGTAGAGGCACCAGAAGAGAAGGTTGAGGAAGTAACAACTGAGGCTGCTACTGAAGAAGTAACAACTGAGGCTGCTACTGAAGAAGTAACAACTGAGGCTGCTACTGAAGAAAAAGCTCAGCCAGAGGCAAAAAAACAAGCCCCAGACAAATGGGGAATTGCACACATTTACAGTAGTTACAATAACACAATCATCCATATGACCGATCTTACAGGTGCGGAAACGGTGGCCATCAGTTCCGGTGGCGTACATGTTAATGCTGACAGATACGAATCATCACCATTTGCGGCAATGAAAGCAGCAAATGCAGTAGTTGATGCTGCAAGAACCAAACTGTTCACAGGATTTCACATCAGGGTCCGTGCTGTCGGCGGAGTTGGCTCCAGAGTTCCGGGTCCAGGTGCACAAGCCGCAATCAGGGCATTGGCAAGAAGAGGATTTAAGATTGGAAGAATTGATGATGTCACACCCATCCCTCACGACACCACCAGAAAGAAAGGTGGAAAAAGAGGAAGAAGAGTCTAG
- a CDS encoding asparagine synthase, giving the protein MDETSQQLLDGIKSSISDTVNTKKIGVAYSGGVDSTLIAKICHDMDYDVTLLTIGFPESHDILFAKEVNEHLKYPHHVLEIDPETFPDIASKINQTIKTENLSWNENSIAFYYVSKLANRLGLDAVITANGIDELFCGYNAYREAFLGGESQINEVMLAKLDNELKMMKAVNLIASEFGVTMFQPLLSPTFIKYAKTVPISEKIHDSEDLYRKHIVRKLASEVNVPEISCTKRKKALQYGSKIHKALLKTR; this is encoded by the coding sequence ATGGATGAGACTAGTCAACAGTTGCTTGATGGAATCAAAAGTTCAATCTCTGATACTGTCAATACAAAAAAGATTGGCGTCGCTTATTCTGGAGGTGTTGACAGTACGCTGATTGCAAAAATCTGCCATGACATGGACTATGACGTTACATTGCTGACAATCGGATTTCCTGAATCTCATGACATTTTGTTTGCAAAAGAAGTCAATGAACACCTGAAATATCCTCACCATGTCCTGGAGATTGATCCTGAAACCTTTCCCGACATTGCCTCAAAGATTAACCAAACGATAAAGACTGAAAATCTGTCTTGGAATGAAAACTCTATTGCATTTTACTATGTCTCAAAACTGGCAAACAGATTGGGTCTTGATGCGGTGATCACTGCAAACGGAATTGATGAATTGTTTTGCGGCTACAATGCATATCGGGAGGCGTTTTTGGGAGGAGAATCTCAGATTAACGAAGTCATGCTTGCCAAGCTTGACAACGAACTAAAAATGATGAAGGCAGTAAATCTGATTGCCTCTGAGTTTGGGGTGACGATGTTTCAGCCTCTTCTCTCGCCAACGTTCATCAAATATGCAAAAACAGTTCCCATCTCTGAAAAAATTCATGATTCTGAAGATCTGTATAGGAAACATATTGTGCGAAAATTGGCTTCAGAAGTCAATGTTCCGGAAATTTCTTGCACCAAACGAAAAAAGGCCTTACAGTATGGCTCTAAGATTCACAAGGCTTTGCTGAAAACTAGATGA
- the purB gene encoding adenylosuccinate lyase, whose protein sequence is MAILPIDNGRYGTKEMMDIFSEQKKVDYQLEIEGAAAISQSEIGMISKAVGKEIHRAATSGKITAKRIKQLEAKSDHDTAALVESLSEKCSKKARPWIHYGLTSNDLVDTSNSMQMRDALQIIEPKVARMASILAKKAVKHGKIPAVGRTHGQHASIISFGLKFANWAAEMAKHVERIEEIKKRILICKTLGVVGTGSLMGAKSLEVQRRAAKRLKLFPAEVTTQVVPRERYAEYAFQLALIGSTLEKIAIEIRNLQRTEIGEVAEQFKKGQMGSSAVPVKRNPIKSERVSSLSKLVRSQVAVAFENIPLWHERDLSNSANERFTIPTASILVDEMLETMTRIVSNLQVNEKRIVDNLYITKGQIFAEFVLEALIKKGIPRFVAYKDVQRVAFEANDKGMFYIDAIKNDKAFTSKLTTKEIDSIFLPEKHLGASPAIIKNVERSVQKTVKKFI, encoded by the coding sequence TTGGCAATTTTACCTATCGATAATGGCCGTTATGGCACAAAAGAGATGATGGACATATTCAGTGAGCAAAAAAAAGTAGACTATCAACTAGAGATAGAGGGTGCAGCAGCAATTTCCCAAAGCGAGATAGGGATGATCTCCAAAGCAGTCGGAAAAGAAATTCACAGGGCTGCAACGTCTGGAAAAATTACTGCAAAGAGAATAAAGCAGCTTGAGGCAAAGAGTGATCACGATACTGCAGCGCTTGTCGAGTCACTAAGTGAAAAATGCTCTAAAAAAGCAAGGCCTTGGATTCACTACGGCCTTACGAGTAACGATCTGGTAGATACAAGCAACTCAATGCAGATGAGAGATGCGCTGCAAATTATTGAGCCAAAAGTTGCAAGGATGGCATCAATTCTTGCAAAAAAGGCAGTAAAGCATGGAAAGATTCCAGCAGTCGGAAGGACTCACGGTCAGCATGCAAGTATCATTTCATTTGGATTAAAGTTTGCAAATTGGGCAGCAGAGATGGCAAAACATGTAGAAAGAATAGAGGAGATCAAGAAAAGAATTTTGATTTGTAAGACATTGGGAGTAGTCGGTACAGGTTCTCTTATGGGTGCAAAATCCCTTGAAGTTCAAAGAAGAGCTGCAAAGAGATTGAAACTATTTCCAGCTGAAGTCACCACACAGGTTGTTCCAAGAGAAAGATATGCAGAGTATGCGTTTCAACTGGCTTTGATCGGATCAACGTTGGAAAAAATAGCGATAGAGATTAGAAATCTGCAAAGAACGGAGATTGGCGAGGTTGCAGAACAGTTCAAGAAAGGACAGATGGGAAGCAGTGCGGTTCCGGTAAAAAGAAATCCGATAAAGAGTGAACGAGTATCATCATTATCCAAGCTAGTAAGAAGTCAGGTGGCAGTTGCATTTGAGAATATTCCGTTATGGCATGAGCGAGACCTTTCAAACTCAGCCAACGAGAGATTTACAATTCCAACTGCATCAATACTAGTAGATGAGATGCTAGAAACCATGACCAGAATTGTTTCAAACCTACAGGTAAACGAAAAGAGAATTGTCGACAACCTGTACATCACAAAAGGCCAAATCTTTGCAGAGTTTGTCTTAGAGGCGCTGATCAAGAAAGGCATTCCAAGATTCGTGGCATACAAGGATGTCCAAAGAGTGGCATTTGAGGCAAACGACAAGGGAATGTTCTACATTGATGCAATCAAAAACGACAAGGCATTCACCTCAAAGCTAACTACCAAGGAAATTGACTCCATATTTTTGCCAGAAAAACACCTAGGGGCATCACCTGCAATCATAAAGAACGTAGAAAGATCCGTTCAGAAGACAGTTAAGAAATTCATCTAG
- the thiL gene encoding thiamine-phosphate kinase, protein MAKLSESSIIKIFQSRLVKKNLDFEDVEVFSLGKTRIVAKTDTLVESTDIPPKMKLSDAARKSIIACVSDFAAKGVNPKYGIISINLPKTISRSEINEIASGFRKACIQYDIAILGGDTNTGKEIVFNVCLFGTTDIIVTRRGSRKGDLIFVTGPFGYTYAGLSMLLDKKKGKDSFAKKAISSVTNPKPKLDFSLKNKKYFSSSMDSSDGLSTTLNEMSKQSKNKFVISNIPAMKDVADYAKSQKLNLNNLIFYGGEEYEFVFTTNPKNRSKIIKNAKMSKTPIMEIGYVTAGKGVFVESESNFVHLKDLGWDHFR, encoded by the coding sequence ATGGCAAAGTTAAGTGAATCATCAATAATCAAAATTTTTCAAAGCAGACTAGTGAAAAAGAATCTTGATTTTGAAGATGTCGAGGTTTTTAGTTTAGGCAAGACCAGAATCGTGGCAAAAACAGACACGCTGGTAGAAAGCACGGACATCCCCCCCAAGATGAAATTATCGGATGCCGCTAGAAAAAGCATCATAGCATGTGTGAGTGATTTTGCCGCAAAAGGTGTTAACCCCAAATATGGAATAATCTCAATCAACCTGCCAAAGACAATTTCACGCTCAGAAATCAACGAGATTGCATCAGGTTTTAGAAAAGCATGCATCCAATACGACATAGCAATACTCGGAGGAGATACAAACACGGGTAAAGAAATCGTGTTTAACGTATGCCTTTTTGGAACTACAGACATCATAGTAACCAGAAGAGGATCCAGAAAGGGAGATCTGATATTTGTAACGGGTCCGTTCGGATATACATATGCAGGATTGAGCATGCTTCTTGACAAGAAAAAAGGAAAGGACAGTTTTGCCAAAAAAGCCATCAGTTCAGTAACCAATCCGAAACCCAAACTTGATTTCAGCTTGAAAAACAAAAAATACTTTTCATCATCAATGGATTCAAGTGACGGACTGTCCACTACGTTAAATGAAATGTCAAAACAGAGTAAAAACAAGTTTGTCATCAGCAACATACCTGCCATGAAAGATGTGGCGGATTACGCAAAGTCTCAAAAATTGAACCTGAATAATTTGATCTTTTATGGCGGGGAAGAATATGAATTTGTATTTACAACCAACCCTAAAAACAGAAGCAAGATAATAAAAAATGCAAAGATGAGCAAAACTCCAATCATGGAGATCGGATATGTCACTGCAGGCAAGGGTGTTTTTGTAGAAAGCGAAAGCAATTTTGTACATTTGAAAGATTTAGGATGGGATCATTTCAGATAG
- a CDS encoding 4a-hydroxytetrahydrobiopterin dehydratase, with protein MMRLSQTDIDEKLQSLPGWSVVNEKLHKEFQFDSFNQAFGFMTRAAMEIEKMNHHPEWFNVYNRITVELTTHDAGGITKNDVNLARILNSLA; from the coding sequence ATGATGCGACTGTCACAAACTGACATTGATGAGAAATTGCAAAGTCTTCCAGGATGGAGCGTTGTAAATGAAAAGCTTCACAAAGAATTCCAATTTGACAGCTTCAATCAGGCATTTGGCTTTATGACCAGGGCAGCCATGGAAATAGAGAAAATGAATCATCATCCAGAGTGGTTTAACGTATACAACAGGATCACAGTGGAGCTGACAACGCATGATGCCGGAGGCATTACAAAAAATGACGTCAATCTGGCCAGAATACTGAATTCTTTGGCCTAG
- a CDS encoding phosphomannomutase — MKKTISGIRGIFGDDLNPKDVLEFANNFSSLIKSKKCVIGKDTRPSGQIVQDAASAALMKNGIDVFSLGTVPTPVVFREARKYGAGLVISSSHNPIEWNGMKFIVEGRGINEQELPQIIEHQEMPKSRVGVESSISSSYIEDAKQIIGDIENQPDIVVDIGGGAAKGFAPELLEKIGCHVKTINENLEECTRGPDPTYDKLSDLVAASNSKEIGFAFDLDGDRLVVVRNGKKQTADVTLGLGVAKSLELGYKTFVLSIDTSISVEKFIRERGGAVQRSKVGEANVIDLMIKNDAQAGGEGSSGGFILPEFNYCREGILTSGLIASMLGTPEFNEILNYMESYSQIRDKTQIDADFHDKVIEEVKSRFSKDYSETITLDGIKGIIDEDSWVLIRKSNTEDIIRVSAESNNEVKCKEIVKNTLELVNQCYGKVK; from the coding sequence TTGAAAAAAACCATTTCTGGAATCAGGGGAATATTTGGAGATGATCTCAACCCAAAAGACGTACTTGAATTTGCCAATAATTTTTCATCATTAATCAAATCTAAAAAGTGTGTAATAGGAAAAGACACCAGACCCTCAGGTCAGATTGTGCAAGACGCAGCCAGTGCAGCATTGATGAAAAACGGAATAGATGTTTTTAGCTTGGGAACTGTACCGACTCCAGTAGTTTTTAGAGAAGCAAGAAAATATGGTGCAGGTCTAGTCATATCTTCCTCACACAACCCAATAGAGTGGAACGGAATGAAATTCATCGTAGAGGGCAGAGGAATCAACGAGCAGGAACTACCTCAAATCATTGAACACCAAGAAATGCCAAAGTCGAGAGTAGGAGTTGAGAGCAGCATATCATCATCATACATTGAAGATGCAAAACAAATCATCGGAGACATAGAAAATCAGCCAGACATCGTGGTAGACATTGGAGGAGGAGCAGCTAAGGGATTTGCCCCCGAACTGTTAGAGAAGATAGGATGCCACGTCAAAACAATCAATGAGAACCTGGAAGAATGTACAAGAGGTCCGGATCCCACATATGACAAGTTGTCTGATCTGGTTGCAGCATCCAACAGCAAAGAGATAGGGTTTGCATTTGATTTGGACGGAGATCGACTGGTTGTGGTCAGAAACGGGAAAAAACAGACAGCTGATGTCACGCTAGGTTTGGGAGTAGCAAAATCATTGGAGTTAGGATACAAAACATTTGTTCTGAGTATAGACACAAGCATTTCAGTTGAAAAATTCATCAGAGAAAGAGGAGGAGCAGTTCAGAGATCCAAAGTGGGAGAGGCAAATGTTATTGATCTCATGATAAAGAACGATGCGCAAGCAGGAGGAGAAGGAAGCAGTGGCGGATTTATTTTACCGGAGTTCAACTACTGCAGGGAAGGAATACTTACCAGCGGTCTAATTGCATCCATGCTAGGAACTCCAGAGTTTAATGAGATTTTGAATTACATGGAAAGCTACAGTCAGATAAGAGACAAGACTCAGATTGATGCTGATTTCCATGACAAGGTAATAGAGGAAGTGAAATCCAGATTCTCAAAAGATTATTCTGAAACAATTACACTGGATGGAATTAAGGGGATCATAGATGAGGATAGCTGGGTGCTGATTAGAAAATCAAATACAGAAGACATCATCAGGGTTTCAGCAGAATCAAACAACGAGGTAAAATGTAAAGAAATTGTCAAGAACACCCTTGAACTGGTAAACCAATGCTATGGCAAAGTTAAGTGA